The Ketobacter sp. MCCC 1A13808 region GATAGTCAGCTATTGTGTTCCTGCAACTTGCGGGAAAAATATTCCATAGGCGGTACGTCTTCAAACTTCTCAAGCTCGTCGTTGATTTCAACCCACTCAGCTTTCTCTGACAGATTGATGTGAGCTTGTGGTTTAAAAGGAAATGGCTCGATCACGGACGAAGCGGTTACATTCGCGAAAGGGGCGTTTTCCACAGAGCCATGTTTGGCTTTGCCGTAATTCCACAATCTTGAACCACAGTTTCCACAGAAAACCCTGCCCAGACGAGGTGTGTGATTATATTCCTTTATAAATTCAGCGCCTTTGATTATTTTATGGCTTCGAGGGTTTATATAGATTGACGTTACGAACGCCGCACCGGCACTTCTCCTGCATTCCTCACAATGGCAATGTCCCATTAATCCTGGAAGTGCATCATACTCAAATTCAATATTTCCACATAAACATTTACTTTTCATTTTGCGCTCCTTGCATTTTTGCTCAGGCCCTGGGACCTAAAGGCTATCAACTCTCTGGGTGCTGGAAGATTTGGCATTTGGTTAAAAAAGGTGTAGTAATGGAATACACATCAGAGCAGTCAACGATTATAACTATTGCTTTTAGCGTTATTCTATTATGGATGACCGCCATGATAATCAAACCGGGCAGATAAATTCAATTAAAGTCTGCAAGGCTTGTCGAAAACCCATTCACATCAATGCCCGGCTATGCCCTTATTGTTATAGCCAGCAGCAGGCTAACGTCTGGCATACATTATCAGTTTTTATGCAATGGAGTGCAGGTGCTGTCACCATTGTTTCCCTGATTGTTGCGATCCACTCCTTATCTGGCTTTTATTTCAATTGGATTCAGAAAAACCGTACGGTTGACGAACTGGTGGATGCAGCTCATCTACTGGAAAAGATGGATTACTTTTCCCACGCCTGGAACATGATTGATGATGCTATAAATCTGAATTCAGGGGATCCGGTTTTAACACGTTACCAGGTAGATCTTGCAATGCATTGGCTGCGTAGTAAATCTGAACGCTTCAGCATTGCAACGGGTAATGTGGAATTGGCGGATAAAGTGACGCCTGTTTTATATCGAGCTTTGGTTACCGCGGATAAGGAACGCAGCGCTGATGTTTATGCCCATATAGGTTTGGCGCAACTGCTAAAAAGGCGAAATGCGATTGTTG contains the following coding sequences:
- a CDS encoding GFA family protein produces the protein MKSKCLCGNIEFEYDALPGLMGHCHCEECRRSAGAAFVTSIYINPRSHKIIKGAEFIKEYNHTPRLGRVFCGNCGSRLWNYGKAKHGSVENAPFANVTASSVIEPFPFKPQAHINLSEKAEWVEINDELEKFEDVPPMEYFSRKLQEHNS